A single Parabacteroides timonensis DNA region contains:
- a CDS encoding aryl-sulfate sulfotransferase produces MKRLIIFVSILVVGAVIGWVYISERNTIKEVTLTSPGNTAMYNRAEIVLQKPAPIYIEYTENLTGKRFRTVTTPSDTLHHLDLLLLKANTEYTYEIVIDNLFKQRSKPLTFKTREQSSWLVNHWFNEKRPHDSSALGDGMILVCFGRLPGYMALIDNEGQIRWYWQVDDVGVRAASLTPRGTILAMLRPFEMDKIDDAPQTPEEIANEEHKKPMRRGSMGFAGGTGLTEVSLTGEQMWRLDLDKIEKEKDYQIIHHDIWMDEENHIHTLYRPKKITEIPVNGKMETDTLGGDGIMVIDTLGNVLKTWSAWDVWDVANDPYIDEYRYDRFHMNGLCFDTDGNYLVSNPIEDQIWKIDRQSGKLLWKFGRNGDFKMDTTAYFSFQHAPYITEQGDLMLFDNGLYDKRSGAKAFKLDEKNFTAETVINAMLPPEKYTSRMGNAYLLPNGNLLQTSSKTGSIMVTDQSGKVLWESIMYYAPYRAVYVPVETWDQYFKEIK; encoded by the coding sequence ATGAAGCGCCTGATTATTTTTGTTAGTATATTGGTTGTTGGAGCAGTTATTGGCTGGGTTTATATAAGCGAGCGGAATACGATTAAGGAAGTTACGTTAACCTCTCCCGGAAATACAGCGATGTATAATAGAGCGGAGATAGTTCTTCAAAAACCTGCACCGATTTATATAGAATACACAGAAAACTTAACAGGAAAGAGATTCAGAACGGTTACAACTCCTTCTGATACGCTTCACCACCTTGACCTCCTGCTCTTAAAAGCCAATACTGAATATACTTATGAAATAGTGATAGATAACTTGTTTAAACAGAGATCGAAACCGTTGACGTTTAAAACCCGCGAACAATCCTCCTGGCTCGTTAATCACTGGTTTAATGAAAAGCGTCCACATGACTCTTCTGCTTTAGGTGATGGTATGATCCTGGTTTGTTTTGGCCGTTTACCCGGATATATGGCATTGATTGATAATGAAGGACAAATACGTTGGTACTGGCAGGTAGATGATGTTGGCGTACGTGCCGCTTCACTTACTCCTCGTGGTACTATTTTAGCTATGCTTCGTCCTTTTGAAATGGATAAGATTGACGATGCTCCTCAAACTCCCGAAGAAATAGCCAATGAAGAACACAAAAAACCGATGCGTCGTGGTTCTATGGGGTTTGCCGGTGGAACAGGGCTGACAGAAGTATCCCTGACCGGTGAACAGATGTGGCGCCTGGATTTGGATAAAATTGAAAAAGAAAAAGATTATCAGATTATTCATCATGATATCTGGATGGATGAGGAAAACCATATTCATACTTTATATCGTCCTAAGAAAATAACAGAAATACCTGTAAATGGAAAAATGGAGACTGATACGTTGGGTGGCGACGGAATCATGGTTATAGACACCCTGGGAAATGTTTTGAAAACCTGGTCGGCATGGGATGTATGGGATGTCGCTAACGATCCTTATATCGATGAATACCGTTACGACCGTTTTCATATGAACGGCCTTTGTTTTGATACCGATGGAAATTACCTGGTGTCTAATCCGATTGAAGACCAGATATGGAAGATTGATCGTCAGAGTGGTAAATTACTTTGGAAGTTCGGTAGAAATGGAGACTTCAAAATGGATACAACTGCCTATTTCTCTTTTCAGCATGCTCCTTATATTACGGAACAGGGTGATTTGATGCTGTTTGATAACGGCTTGTATGACAAACGTTCGGGAGCGAAAGCTTTTAAACTGGATGAAAAGAACTTTACGGCAGAAACAGTTATTAATGCCATGTTGCCTCCTGAAAAGTATACTTCCCGCATGGGGAATGCTTATCTCCTTCCTAACGGAAATCTGTTGCAGACCAGTTCGAAAACCGGTTCTATAATGGTTACCGACCAATCCGGCAAGGTTCTTTGGGAAAGTATCATGTATTATGCTCCTTATCGGGCGGTGTACGTACCGGTAGAAACCTGGGATCAATATTTTAAAGAAATCAAGTAA
- a CDS encoding RagB/SusD family nutrient uptake outer membrane protein, with translation MKKILMGLLATGLVSGFTACTDLEPTLYSNLTTSNAYITEKDFNAALVGVYADLNPFPGDAWQYYAGYFVMITDYTTDIGYSTSSDPLAMSVMSYDSNNQYLRDNWRYIYQVVSNANTVLQKLNNAEVDMTEENKQLIAAQLKFLRALAYRDLTDAFGPVPLVTEYAENPLAMRDMPLTSVADIDAFILKDLKEALEVLPEKWTGTDLSRATKGAAATLIGQIYMRAHDYQNAKTYIDMVLALRDKGIYSLNPDFKNVWAESNKYDMGSIFCILHEVTSNGGEIANHFGPSDHPEVQGRWQFYAISLPFWRKYDDADPRKQFFYFNYTGVSPRDDKTDYGFYYMMPEKGQNTPPNDTTKLLLNVATKKYTYEMVSDLYYDGSTISIFRLADVILCKAEIENNLNGPGAALPYLNEIRERAGAPLYGKDPRFPVPASQEAMNQAILDERGFELVFEYKRRPDLIRFGKYEETVNAHLKEMDITGTTVTPDMRYLPYPMTETKLNSYMEAENPKRLPK, from the coding sequence ATGAAAAAAATATTGATGGGCTTATTAGCCACCGGATTAGTTTCCGGATTTACGGCATGTACAGATTTAGAGCCGACTTTATATAGCAATTTGACAACTTCCAACGCTTATATAACAGAAAAAGATTTCAATGCAGCGTTAGTAGGAGTTTATGCGGATTTAAACCCGTTTCCAGGTGATGCCTGGCAATATTATGCAGGTTATTTCGTAATGATTACAGACTACACAACTGATATAGGTTATTCTACTTCAAGTGATCCGCTAGCAATGAGTGTGATGTCTTATGATTCTAATAATCAATATCTTCGTGACAACTGGAGATATATCTATCAAGTCGTATCGAATGCAAATACAGTTCTCCAAAAGTTGAACAATGCAGAGGTTGATATGACTGAAGAAAATAAGCAATTGATAGCTGCTCAGCTTAAATTTCTTCGGGCGTTGGCTTATCGTGATCTGACAGATGCTTTCGGGCCGGTTCCACTGGTAACGGAATATGCCGAGAATCCGCTTGCAATGAGAGATATGCCTTTAACTTCCGTAGCTGATATAGATGCTTTTATTTTGAAAGATCTGAAAGAAGCACTCGAAGTATTACCTGAGAAATGGACTGGAACGGATTTATCTCGTGCAACTAAAGGGGCAGCTGCAACTTTGATCGGACAAATTTATATGCGTGCACATGATTATCAGAATGCAAAAACTTATATCGACATGGTATTGGCTTTGCGTGATAAAGGTATTTATTCATTGAATCCGGACTTTAAAAACGTATGGGCTGAATCGAATAAGTACGATATGGGATCTATTTTCTGTATTTTACACGAAGTAACTTCAAACGGAGGAGAGATAGCTAATCACTTTGGTCCTTCGGACCACCCGGAAGTTCAGGGACGTTGGCAGTTTTATGCTATATCTTTACCTTTCTGGCGTAAATATGATGATGCAGACCCACGTAAACAGTTCTTCTATTTTAATTATACAGGAGTAAGTCCCCGTGATGATAAAACTGATTATGGTTTCTATTATATGATGCCTGAAAAGGGACAAAACACACCACCTAATGATACGACTAAATTGCTGCTTAATGTTGCAACGAAGAAATATACTTATGAGATGGTTTCTGATTTATATTATGATGGAAGTACAATTTCTATTTTCCGTTTGGCAGATGTCATTCTTTGTAAGGCAGAAATAGAAAACAATCTGAATGGACCGGGAGCCGCATTGCCTTATTTGAATGAGATTCGTGAACGTGCTGGTGCTCCTCTTTATGGAAAAGATCCTCGTTTTCCGGTTCCTGCAAGCCAAGAGGCTATGAATCAGGCTATTCTTGATGAACGTGGTTTTGAATTAGTGTTTGAGTATAAACGTCGTCCGGATCTGATTCGTTTTGGTAAATATGAAGAAACTGTAAATGCCCATTTGAAAGAAATGGATATAACAGGAACTACTGTGACACCGGATATGCGTTATTTGCCGTATCCTATGACAGAAACTAAGCTGAATAGTTATATGGAGGCTGAAAATCCTAAACGCCTACCTAAATAA
- a CDS encoding SusC/RagA family TonB-linked outer membrane protein: MNNALLKDSLAARAADSQTRKVLSRSGLIAGLCISSLVSSYAVPTGMDVAKAKNESVMITQQAKKVSGVVKDNAGEPIAGANVVVKGTTNGTVTDMDGKYTLDVPNNATLVVSFIGYTTKEVKVGSQPTINVVLAEDAIGLNEVVAIGYGYQKKKDLTGSVSSVSADDMVMGGTVSNAALALQGKTAGVQVSQTSKAPGGSISVRVRGSNSISSTNEPLYVVDGFPSSEGLNINPNDIESMQILKDASATAIYGARGANGVVLITTKRGKSGENKISYNGYFGVQKRLNPFDLLSAKDYMNLQNALFKELPGRENTENGVYTPSQLQSDVDTDWIDVCTRLGMVQDHSIQFQGGSEKTKVLTSLGYYKQDGILKNTDFSRISGRVNVDQTINDYIKAGATIYAHRETSKFQEYSGNIVNSNVLLSVLSYDPTVKPYNEDGTYGRVPGGRGDNPLANLMERQNDAKNDKFNGSAYVEVHPIEGLVAKATGGVEIIHNFQGTYLPASTTYQGSIDNGVASTYDYTGTRQLFEGVINYMKTFNSIHDFGAMVGYTYEKFSGDYRKINAKDFSTDVFSYNNLGAAAQKTSIASNKTENILISFFGRVNYTLMDKYLATVTVRRDGSSRFGANNRWGTFPSGSLAWRMSEEDFIKNLNIFSSLKLRAGFGVTGNERIGDYASFALMSNTHLTMDGSSNLAGMHMNQASPSNPDLKWETTQQYNIGLDMGFFNNRLSVTVDGYFKKTKDLLLNMDMPFYSGFVSGQSNVGSIQNRGFELDLTSHNLTGDFVWDTKFNFSLNRNKVLDLGTNGEIRLKTSKPTGTVTEQEYAIVREGEPLGSLYGYRYLGVIQEGENNPLQPDAKPGDPKFADLNGDGELNDKDREIIGHATPDFIFGLTNNFAYKGFDLSIFFQGSVGNELLNMTRMNMELNRTTDALKRWTPTNTNTDIPRNGFFNISKNKGGYVNDHFIEDASYLRLKNLTLGYTVPFKKVVSSCRVYVSMENLFTITGYSGWDPEVDTKAYDTAKNSGSNQTANVGAGLDFNAYPSMRTYTIGLNITF, translated from the coding sequence ATGAACAACGCTTTACTAAAAGACAGTCTTGCTGCAAGGGCAGCGGATTCTCAAACGCGGAAGGTGTTATCAAGATCCGGTCTTATAGCTGGATTATGTATCTCTTCCCTCGTTTCTTCGTATGCTGTTCCGACCGGAATGGATGTAGCGAAAGCAAAAAATGAAAGTGTTATGATCACTCAACAGGCCAAAAAGGTGTCGGGTGTAGTAAAAGACAATGCGGGTGAACCCATTGCCGGAGCAAACGTTGTAGTGAAAGGAACTACGAATGGAACGGTTACCGATATGGACGGTAAGTATACATTGGATGTCCCTAATAATGCAACCTTAGTAGTATCTTTTATTGGTTATACAACTAAAGAAGTAAAAGTAGGTAGTCAACCGACCATTAATGTTGTTTTGGCAGAAGATGCGATCGGATTGAATGAAGTTGTAGCGATTGGTTATGGTTACCAGAAAAAGAAAGACCTGACGGGTTCCGTTTCTTCTGTATCGGCAGATGATATGGTGATGGGAGGTACGGTAAGTAATGCCGCTTTGGCATTGCAGGGTAAAACTGCAGGTGTGCAGGTCTCCCAAACCTCTAAAGCTCCTGGTGGTAGTATTTCTGTACGCGTACGTGGTAGTAATTCTATCAGTTCTACTAATGAACCATTGTATGTTGTCGATGGCTTTCCGTCTTCTGAGGGATTGAATATCAATCCGAATGATATTGAATCCATGCAAATTCTAAAAGATGCTTCCGCTACTGCTATTTATGGTGCCCGTGGTGCAAACGGAGTCGTATTGATTACAACGAAACGCGGAAAGAGCGGTGAGAATAAGATCTCTTACAATGGCTATTTTGGAGTACAAAAGAGGCTTAATCCGTTTGACTTACTTAGTGCAAAGGATTATATGAATTTGCAGAATGCTTTGTTTAAAGAATTACCGGGACGTGAAAATACAGAGAATGGTGTTTATACTCCTTCACAGTTACAATCGGATGTAGATACAGATTGGATTGATGTTTGTACACGCTTGGGAATGGTACAAGATCATAGTATCCAGTTTCAAGGAGGATCTGAGAAAACAAAAGTACTTACCAGTTTAGGTTATTATAAACAAGATGGTATTTTGAAGAATACAGACTTCTCACGTATTTCAGGTCGTGTGAATGTAGACCAGACTATTAACGATTATATTAAAGCCGGTGCTACAATATATGCACATCGTGAAACCTCTAAATTTCAAGAGTATAGTGGTAATATAGTTAATTCTAACGTATTACTTAGTGTCTTGTCGTATGATCCGACAGTAAAACCTTATAATGAAGATGGTACTTACGGACGTGTGCCGGGCGGTCGTGGCGATAACCCGTTAGCTAACCTGATGGAACGTCAGAATGATGCTAAGAATGATAAATTCAACGGTAGTGCTTATGTAGAAGTTCATCCGATCGAAGGACTTGTTGCAAAGGCTACAGGTGGTGTAGAAATCATACATAATTTTCAGGGAACCTATCTTCCGGCCTCTACAACTTATCAGGGAAGTATCGATAATGGTGTAGCCAGTACGTATGATTATACCGGTACCCGCCAATTATTTGAAGGTGTCATTAATTATATGAAAACATTCAATAGCATTCATGATTTTGGAGCAATGGTTGGTTATACCTATGAAAAGTTCTCTGGTGATTACCGAAAGATTAATGCGAAAGATTTCTCTACAGATGTATTCAGCTATAATAACTTAGGTGCTGCTGCACAGAAAACGAGTATTGCTTCCAATAAAACTGAAAATATCCTGATCTCCTTCTTCGGACGTGTCAATTATACTTTGATGGATAAGTATTTGGCAACAGTAACAGTTCGTCGTGACGGTTCTTCCCGTTTTGGAGCGAACAATCGCTGGGGTACTTTCCCCTCTGGTTCATTGGCATGGAGAATGAGTGAAGAAGATTTCATTAAGAATCTGAATATTTTCAGTAGTTTGAAATTAAGAGCTGGATTTGGTGTTACAGGTAACGAACGTATTGGTGATTATGCATCTTTTGCACTTATGTCAAATACACATCTAACGATGGATGGTTCCAGTAATCTTGCCGGTATGCACATGAACCAGGCTAGCCCTTCTAATCCCGATTTGAAATGGGAAACGACTCAACAATATAATATCGGTTTGGATATGGGCTTTTTCAATAATCGTTTATCAGTGACAGTGGACGGTTATTTTAAAAAGACGAAGGATTTGTTGCTGAATATGGATATGCCTTTCTATAGTGGTTTCGTTTCAGGACAAAGTAATGTCGGCTCTATACAAAACAGAGGTTTTGAACTGGATTTAACTTCACATAACTTAACCGGTGATTTTGTTTGGGATACTAAATTTAATTTTTCACTAAACCGTAACAAAGTACTTGACTTGGGAACGAATGGTGAAATACGTCTTAAAACATCTAAACCGACAGGTACAGTTACGGAACAGGAATATGCTATCGTTCGTGAAGGCGAACCGTTAGGGTCATTGTACGGTTATAGATACTTAGGTGTAATACAGGAAGGTGAAAATAATCCGTTGCAACCGGATGCTAAACCTGGAGATCCTAAATTCGCAGACTTAAATGGCGACGGAGAACTGAATGATAAAGACCGTGAAATTATAGGCCATGCTACTCCTGATTTTATTTTTGGCTTGACTAATAATTTTGCTTATAAAGGGTTTGATCTTTCTATATTCTTTCAGGGTTCTGTAGGCAACGAGTTGCTGAATATGACCCGCATGAATATGGAGCTGAATCGTACAACTGATGCTTTGAAACGTTGGACGCCTACCAATACAAATACTGATATACCTCGTAATGGTTTCTTTAATATCTCAAAAAATAAAGGTGGTTATGTAAATGATCATTTTATTGAAGATGCTTCTTATTTGCGTTTGAAGAATCTGACATTGGGATATACTGTTCCATTTAAGAAAGTAGTCTCTTCTTGTCGTGTTTATGTATCTATGGAAAATCTGTTTACAATAACCGGTTATAGCGGTTGGGATCCGGAAGTGGATACAAAAGCGTATGATACAGCAAAGAATAGTGGTTCCAATCAAACGGCTAATGTGGGTGCCGGTCTGGACTTTAATGCCTACCCGAGTATGAGAACATACACAATAGGTTTAAATATTACATTTTAA
- a CDS encoding NPCBM/NEW2 domain-containing protein: MKKTISLFLLMGGFFFSGWAAKAQSFVSLSDMDLSLAYQQYGSPMKNAAVTGEKLAIAGEGFVQGVGVQSNSKIKLSLRKKTSQFTCKVGVNDRSFDYKKEDFSKIPMTDGTMLFYRTDGTGGKKQFVGVGSGDGSLGKGSVVFRLVGDGKDLYNSGIVRGGEKAREVSLDVSGIDVLELVVEDGGDGVSGDHADWIDPVFSYFEIKPSLVNADYKGVVESMPVEIEKALRNKIAALPSIDLPVTRPEKDWLLDAKEVKAGIYQTHNGKDVVLSNGLVSRIFRVYPNLATVDLINQMTGESMLRAVSNEGILKIDDKVYTLGGLDGQFEYGYTQYKWVDSLNILPNSFRVTGFDITELTPRIDWANKRWSLVKPGETTGKVLSFYLEGPDYLKGVKVKLNYALYDGIPCISKWFEIENTTDMRITLDEFTLEQLAMAEPESPVEAKRPEQFLKPNIHVESDWAFLGFTEREADRTEFWNTDPRYTSQCNYPLLTPCLLEVKLPMGPDEDIAAGGKFRSFRTWLMPFDSDDRDRKGLFLKRMYRKIAPWTTENPIFLHCVSSDPKVVKTAIDQCAETGYEMVILSFGSGLNMEDESEANIAKFKEFTEYANSKGIELGGYSLLSSRWISDEVDVINPETGKRGGMIFGSSPCLSSEWGSDYFRKIRSFYEKTGMTVFENDGSYPGNVCASTSHAHHKGLKDSQWKQRQQIVNLYQWMCENGIYTNIPDFGYMLNGGTKVGIGYREVNWSLPRERQLVLGRQVMYDGLWERLPGMCWTFVPLTQYHGGGAAATLEPLKDHIPDYKAHMIQNYGAGVQACYRGPRLYDTPETKAAVVEVIDWYKKYRTILNSELIHLRRADGRDWDGFMHVDPQGKEKGFALLFNPTDQAITRTIRLPLYYTGISDVAKIREKENAPVTYKLNRDYTVDITVTIPARGNTWLVIEK, from the coding sequence ATGAAAAAGACAATTTCTTTATTTCTCCTTATGGGAGGATTTTTCTTTTCCGGTTGGGCAGCCAAAGCCCAGAGCTTCGTATCCTTGTCTGATATGGATCTATCGCTGGCCTATCAGCAGTATGGTTCACCTATGAAAAATGCAGCTGTTACCGGTGAGAAACTGGCAATAGCCGGTGAAGGATTCGTACAAGGTGTCGGTGTCCAGTCAAACAGTAAGATCAAACTGAGCCTGCGGAAAAAGACCAGCCAGTTTACATGTAAGGTTGGGGTGAACGACCGCTCATTTGATTATAAAAAAGAAGATTTCAGTAAGATACCGATGACGGATGGGACAATGTTGTTTTACCGTACGGACGGTACCGGAGGGAAGAAGCAATTTGTCGGAGTGGGTTCCGGCGACGGTTCTCTGGGGAAAGGAAGCGTTGTGTTCCGTCTGGTGGGTGACGGCAAAGATCTCTACAACAGTGGAATCGTTCGTGGAGGCGAGAAAGCTCGTGAAGTATCTCTGGATGTATCCGGAATAGATGTTCTGGAATTGGTTGTGGAAGATGGTGGCGATGGGGTTAGTGGTGACCATGCCGATTGGATCGATCCTGTTTTCTCCTATTTCGAGATCAAACCTTCGTTGGTTAATGCCGATTATAAAGGTGTGGTCGAATCCATGCCGGTAGAGATAGAAAAGGCGTTGCGTAATAAGATCGCAGCATTACCTTCTATCGATCTGCCGGTGACACGTCCTGAGAAGGATTGGTTGCTCGATGCCAAAGAAGTGAAAGCTGGTATTTATCAGACGCATAACGGAAAAGACGTTGTGCTATCCAACGGTCTGGTAAGCCGTATTTTCCGTGTGTACCCAAACCTGGCGACTGTCGATCTGATCAATCAGATGACTGGTGAAAGCATGTTGCGTGCCGTCAGCAATGAAGGTATTCTGAAAATAGATGATAAAGTATATACATTGGGCGGCCTCGACGGACAGTTCGAATACGGATATACCCAATATAAATGGGTTGATAGCCTGAATATCCTGCCGAACTCGTTTCGGGTGACGGGATTCGATATTACCGAATTAACACCTCGCATCGACTGGGCAAACAAACGCTGGTCACTGGTGAAGCCGGGTGAAACGACCGGGAAGGTACTTTCTTTCTATCTTGAAGGACCGGACTACCTGAAAGGGGTAAAGGTGAAACTGAATTATGCCCTCTATGACGGCATTCCCTGTATCAGCAAATGGTTCGAGATCGAGAATACAACCGATATGCGTATTACACTCGACGAATTTACTTTGGAACAACTAGCGATGGCGGAACCTGAGTCTCCGGTGGAAGCCAAACGCCCCGAACAATTCCTGAAACCCAATATTCATGTTGAAAGCGACTGGGCGTTCCTGGGATTCACTGAACGGGAAGCCGACCGTACTGAGTTTTGGAATACCGATCCGCGCTATACTTCCCAGTGTAACTATCCCTTGCTCACCCCCTGCCTATTGGAGGTAAAACTCCCGATGGGACCGGATGAAGATATTGCAGCCGGTGGCAAGTTCAGGAGCTTCCGTACCTGGCTGATGCCTTTCGACAGCGATGACCGTGACCGGAAAGGTCTTTTCCTGAAAAGGATGTACCGTAAGATCGCTCCGTGGACAACCGAGAACCCGATCTTCCTCCATTGTGTATCGTCAGACCCGAAGGTGGTGAAGACGGCTATCGACCAGTGTGCGGAGACCGGTTATGAGATGGTTATCCTCAGCTTCGGTTCGGGACTGAATATGGAGGATGAGAGTGAAGCGAACATCGCCAAGTTCAAGGAATTTACCGAATATGCCAACTCCAAAGGTATCGAATTGGGAGGTTATTCCCTGTTGTCGAGCCGCTGGATCAGCGACGAAGTAGATGTTATTAATCCGGAAACAGGGAAGCGCGGAGGCATGATCTTCGGTAGTTCTCCTTGCCTTTCCAGTGAGTGGGGGTCTGACTATTTCCGCAAGATACGTTCTTTCTATGAGAAGACAGGAATGACGGTTTTTGAGAACGACGGCTCTTATCCGGGCAACGTTTGTGCCTCGACCAGCCATGCCCATCATAAAGGTTTGAAAGACTCCCAGTGGAAACAACGCCAACAGATTGTAAACCTTTATCAGTGGATGTGTGAAAATGGCATTTATACCAATATCCCCGACTTCGGTTACATGCTGAATGGTGGAACGAAGGTCGGTATCGGTTATCGTGAAGTGAACTGGTCGCTTCCCCGTGAACGCCAGCTTGTGTTGGGACGTCAGGTAATGTACGACGGCCTGTGGGAACGTCTGCCGGGTATGTGCTGGACATTCGTTCCGCTCACCCAATATCATGGTGGTGGTGCCGCTGCTACCCTCGAACCTTTGAAAGATCACATCCCCGACTATAAGGCGCACATGATCCAGAACTATGGAGCCGGTGTACAGGCTTGTTATCGTGGTCCCCGTTTATACGATACCCCCGAAACGAAAGCAGCCGTGGTAGAGGTGATCGACTGGTACAAGAAATACCGGACTATCCTCAACAGCGAACTGATTCACCTGCGCCGTGCCGACGGACGTGACTGGGATGGTTTCATGCATGTGGACCCACAAGGCAAGGAAAAAGGCTTTGCCTTGTTGTTCAACCCGACCGATCAGGCTATCACCCGTACGATCCGGCTTCCACTTTATTACACCGGTATTTCCGATGTAGCGAAGATCAGGGAAAAAGAGAATGCTCCGGTTACTTATAAGCTGAATCGCGATTATACGGTAGATATTACGGTGACTATTCCTGCTCGTGGAAATACCTGGCTGGTGATAGAGAAATAA
- a CDS encoding endonuclease/exonuclease/phosphatase family protein — protein sequence MKKIIFLLFCLLSMPVWAKAEKANDTFTVYQMNLWHEGSKVPNGYQGILDVLDEVDADVVFLCEIRDFDGKMFMPRILKDLEKRGKHYYGETLGMVVGLLTKYKPDSFVKCCIVPGDEGRAMLKAAVTIAGQPVSFYSCHLDYLHYECYMPRGYSGMSWDKIDAPVTDEETVLEANRLAYRDESISAFIRDAQAEIDKGIPVIMGGDFNEPSHLDWQANTKDLWDHNGAIINWDCSVMLQKAGFKDSYREKYPDPVLYPGFTFPAGNKLAEEAKLEKLAWAPDVDERDRIDFIYYYPTNASVSLEKSILVGPSETVIRGKIEESDSRDKFFTPKGIWPTDHKGNLATFKVVTGE from the coding sequence ATGAAAAAGATAATATTCTTATTATTCTGCCTGTTAAGTATGCCGGTATGGGCAAAAGCAGAAAAGGCAAACGATACTTTTACCGTTTACCAGATGAATTTATGGCATGAAGGATCGAAAGTACCGAATGGTTATCAGGGAATTCTTGACGTATTGGATGAGGTCGATGCCGATGTTGTTTTTTTATGTGAAATCAGAGATTTCGACGGGAAGATGTTTATGCCCAGGATTTTGAAGGATCTGGAAAAGCGGGGAAAGCATTATTATGGGGAGACTTTGGGAATGGTTGTCGGTCTTTTGACAAAGTACAAACCGGATAGTTTCGTGAAATGTTGTATTGTCCCCGGTGATGAAGGCAGAGCAATGCTGAAAGCTGCGGTTACGATAGCCGGGCAACCTGTTTCTTTCTATTCCTGCCATCTGGATTATCTGCATTATGAATGTTATATGCCCCGTGGATACAGTGGTATGAGCTGGGATAAAATAGACGCTCCGGTAACGGATGAGGAAACTGTTTTGGAGGCAAACCGGTTGGCTTACCGAGATGAAAGTATTTCAGCTTTTATCCGGGATGCACAAGCTGAGATCGACAAGGGGATTCCTGTGATAATGGGAGGTGACTTCAACGAACCTTCCCATCTGGACTGGCAGGCTAATACAAAAGATCTGTGGGATCATAATGGAGCTATTATCAATTGGGATTGTTCTGTGATGCTGCAAAAGGCCGGGTTTAAAGATTCCTACCGTGAGAAATATCCGGATCCGGTCTTGTACCCCGGGTTTACATTCCCGGCCGGAAATAAGTTGGCGGAAGAAGCCAAGCTGGAAAAGTTAGCATGGGCTCCGGATGTGGACGAAAGGGATAGGATCGATTTTATTTATTATTATCCGACCAATGCTTCAGTTTCACTGGAAAAAAGTATTCTGGTCGGACCGTCTGAAACTGTCATCCGTGGAAAGATAGAAGAAAGTGATTCCCGGGACAAGTTCTTTACTCCGAAAGGAATTTGGCCGACAGACCATAAAGGTAATCTGGCAACATTTAAGGTTGTTACCGGAGAATGA